One genomic region from Corvus hawaiiensis isolate bCorHaw1 chromosome 28, bCorHaw1.pri.cur, whole genome shotgun sequence encodes:
- the LOC125317927 gene encoding basic proline-rich protein-like isoform X4: MCRAGRRSSARRRRRSPKPGGQRGHGTDCPRHRGDSGDTAQPVLDTGGTVGTRHRRSPTPGGQRGHGTDGPRNRGDSGDTAQPVLDTGGTVGTRHRLSPTPGGQWGHGTAGPGHRGDSGDTAQPVPDTGGTVGTRHRRSPTPGGQRGHGTDGPRNRGDSGDTAQPVPDTGGTAGTRHSRSPTPGGQWGHGTDCPRHRGDSGDTAQPVPKSEWDNGDAPQVASSHPRSPATPGHPWTPHPRSPATPGRTAGTHHAWSSATPGHFTRGHPRSPATPGPLTPGPQPRQDSGDTSPPVPGHPWTLPATPGHFTPGHPRSPVTPGHPRPAPVPTRGRCSGSTPGDFCAHRCHPRTQRQLRGPREEGRTRSVPAGILGVFLGVCF, translated from the exons ATGTGCAGGGCCGGGAGAAGGAGCTCGGCAAGGCGGCGGAGACGGTCCCCGAAaccggggggacagcggggacacggCACAGACTGTCCCCGACaccggggggacagcggggacacggCACAGCCGGTCCTGGACACcggggggacagtggggacacggCACAGACGGTCCCCGACaccggggggacagcggggacacggCACAGACGGTCCCCGAAACcggggggacagtggggacacggCACAGCCGGTCCTGGACACcggggggacagtggggacacggCACAGACTGTCCCCGACACcggggggacagtggggacacggCACAGCCGGTCCCGGACaccggggggacagcggggacacggCACAGCCGGTCCCGGACACcggggggacagtggggacacggCACAGACGGTCCCCGACaccggggggacagcggggacacggCACAGACGGTCCCCGAAACcggggggacagtggggacacggCACAGCCGGTCCCGGACaccggggggacagcggggacacggCACAGCCGGTCCCCGACACcggggggacagtggggacacggCACAGACTGTCCCCGACaccggggggacagcggggacacggCACAGCCGGTCCCCAAATCTGAGTGGGACAACGGGGACGCGCCACAGGTGGCCTCCAGCCACCCCCGGTCCCCGGCCACCCCCGGCCACCCCTGGACACCTCACCCCCGGTCCCCGGCCACCCCCGGCAGGACAGCGGGGACACACCACGCGTGGTCCTCGGCCACCCCCGGACACTTCACTCGCGGTCACCCCCGGTCCCCGGCCACCCCTGGACCCCTCACCCCCGGTCCCCAACCCCGGCAGGACAGCGGGGACACCTCACCCCCGGTCCCCGGCCACCCTTGGACACTCCCGGCCACCCCTGGACACTTCACCCCCGGCCACCCCCGGTCCCCGGTCACCCCCGGCCACCCCCGGCCAGCCCCGGTGCCCACCCGCGGGCGCTGCAGCGGCTCCACGCCGGGTGATTTCTGTGCCCATCGCTGCCACCCCCGCACGCAGCGACAGCTCCGGGGACccagagaggaggggaggactCGCAGTGTCCCCGCAGggattttg ggggtttttttgggggtttgtttttaa
- the LOC125317927 gene encoding basic proline-rich protein-like isoform X3 yields the protein MCRAGRRSSARRRRRSPKPGGQRGHGTDCPRHRGDSGDTAQPVLDTGGTVGTRHRRSPTPGGQRGHGTDGPRNRGDSGDTAQPVLDTGGTVGTRHRLSPTPGGQWGHGTAGPGHRGDSGDTAQPVPDTGGTVGTRHRRSPTPGGQRGHGTDGPRNRGDSGDTAQPVPDTGGTAGTRHSRSPTPGGQWGHGTDCPRHRGDSGDTAQPVPKSEWDNGDAPQVASSHPRSPATPGHPWTPHPRSPATPGRTAGTHHAWSSATPGHFTRGHPRSPATPGPLTPGPQPRQDSGDTSPPVPGHPWTLPATPGHFTPGHPRSPVTPGHPRPAPVPTRGRCSGSTPGDFCAHRCHPRTQRQLRGPREEGRTRSVPAGILVVFCGVFLGVCF from the exons ATGTGCAGGGCCGGGAGAAGGAGCTCGGCAAGGCGGCGGAGACGGTCCCCGAAaccggggggacagcggggacacggCACAGACTGTCCCCGACaccggggggacagcggggacacggCACAGCCGGTCCTGGACACcggggggacagtggggacacggCACAGACGGTCCCCGACaccggggggacagcggggacacggCACAGACGGTCCCCGAAACcggggggacagtggggacacggCACAGCCGGTCCTGGACACcggggggacagtggggacacggCACAGACTGTCCCCGACACcggggggacagtggggacacggCACAGCCGGTCCCGGACaccggggggacagcggggacacggCACAGCCGGTCCCGGACACcggggggacagtggggacacggCACAGACGGTCCCCGACaccggggggacagcggggacacggCACAGACGGTCCCCGAAACcggggggacagtggggacacggCACAGCCGGTCCCGGACaccggggggacagcggggacacggCACAGCCGGTCCCCGACACcggggggacagtggggacacggCACAGACTGTCCCCGACaccggggggacagcggggacacggCACAGCCGGTCCCCAAATCTGAGTGGGACAACGGGGACGCGCCACAGGTGGCCTCCAGCCACCCCCGGTCCCCGGCCACCCCCGGCCACCCCTGGACACCTCACCCCCGGTCCCCGGCCACCCCCGGCAGGACAGCGGGGACACACCACGCGTGGTCCTCGGCCACCCCCGGACACTTCACTCGCGGTCACCCCCGGTCCCCGGCCACCCCTGGACCCCTCACCCCCGGTCCCCAACCCCGGCAGGACAGCGGGGACACCTCACCCCCGGTCCCCGGCCACCCTTGGACACTCCCGGCCACCCCTGGACACTTCACCCCCGGCCACCCCCGGTCCCCGGTCACCCCCGGCCACCCCCGGCCAGCCCCGGTGCCCACCCGCGGGCGCTGCAGCGGCTCCACGCCGGGTGATTTCTGTGCCCATCGCTGCCACCCCCGCACGCAGCGACAGCTCCGGGGACccagagaggaggggaggactCGCAGTGTCCCCGCAGggattttggttg ttttttgtggggtttttttgggggtttgtttttaa
- the LOC125317927 gene encoding basic proline-rich protein-like isoform X2, whose protein sequence is MCRAGRRSSARRRRRSPKPGGQRGHGTDCPRHRGDSGDTAQPVLDTGGTVGTRHRRSPTPGGQRGHGTDGPRNRGDSGDTAQPVLDTGGTVGTRHRLSPTPGGQWGHGTAGPGHRGDSGDTAQPVPDTGGTVGTRHRRSPTPGGQRGHGTDGPRNRGDSGDTAQPVPDTGGTAGTRHSRSPTPGGQWGHGTDCPRHRGDSGDTAQPVPKSEWDNGDAPQVASSHPRSPATPGHPWTPHPRSPATPGRTAGTHHAWSSATPGHFTRGHPRSPATPGPLTPGPQPRQDSGDTSPPVPGHPWTLPATPGHFTPGHPRSPVTPGHPRPAPVPTRGRCSGSTPGDFCAHRCHPRTQRQLRGPREEGRTRSVPAGILVVFFGVFLGVCF, encoded by the exons ATGTGCAGGGCCGGGAGAAGGAGCTCGGCAAGGCGGCGGAGACGGTCCCCGAAaccggggggacagcggggacacggCACAGACTGTCCCCGACaccggggggacagcggggacacggCACAGCCGGTCCTGGACACcggggggacagtggggacacggCACAGACGGTCCCCGACaccggggggacagcggggacacggCACAGACGGTCCCCGAAACcggggggacagtggggacacggCACAGCCGGTCCTGGACACcggggggacagtggggacacggCACAGACTGTCCCCGACACcggggggacagtggggacacggCACAGCCGGTCCCGGACaccggggggacagcggggacacggCACAGCCGGTCCCGGACACcggggggacagtggggacacggCACAGACGGTCCCCGACaccggggggacagcggggacacggCACAGACGGTCCCCGAAACcggggggacagtggggacacggCACAGCCGGTCCCGGACaccggggggacagcggggacacggCACAGCCGGTCCCCGACACcggggggacagtggggacacggCACAGACTGTCCCCGACaccggggggacagcggggacacggCACAGCCGGTCCCCAAATCTGAGTGGGACAACGGGGACGCGCCACAGGTGGCCTCCAGCCACCCCCGGTCCCCGGCCACCCCCGGCCACCCCTGGACACCTCACCCCCGGTCCCCGGCCACCCCCGGCAGGACAGCGGGGACACACCACGCGTGGTCCTCGGCCACCCCCGGACACTTCACTCGCGGTCACCCCCGGTCCCCGGCCACCCCTGGACCCCTCACCCCCGGTCCCCAACCCCGGCAGGACAGCGGGGACACCTCACCCCCGGTCCCCGGCCACCCTTGGACACTCCCGGCCACCCCTGGACACTTCACCCCCGGCCACCCCCGGTCCCCGGTCACCCCCGGCCACCCCCGGCCAGCCCCGGTGCCCACCCGCGGGCGCTGCAGCGGCTCCACGCCGGGTGATTTCTGTGCCCATCGCTGCCACCCCCGCACGCAGCGACAGCTCCGGGGACccagagaggaggggaggactCGCAGTGTCCCCGCAGggattttggttgttttttt tggggtttttttgggggtttgtttttaa
- the LOC125317927 gene encoding collagen alpha-1(III) chain-like isoform X1: MCRAGRRSSARRRRRSPKPGGQRGHGTDCPRHRGDSGDTAQPVLDTGGTVGTRHRRSPTPGGQRGHGTDGPRNRGDSGDTAQPVLDTGGTVGTRHRLSPTPGGQWGHGTAGPGHRGDSGDTAQPVPDTGGTVGTRHRRSPTPGGQRGHGTDGPRNRGDSGDTAQPVPDTGGTAGTRHSRSPTPGGQWGHGTDCPRHRGDSGDTAQPVPKSEWDNGDAPQVASSHPRSPATPGHPWTPPATPGPLTPGPQPRQDSGDTSPPVPGHPWTLPATPGHFTPGHPRSPVTPGHPRPAPVPTRGRCSGSTPGDFCAHRCHPRTQRQLRGPREEGRTRSVPAGILVVFLGFFWGFVFKENPEVPPRFGICIRRVGQPGFVGFLVGFGRDSEDDEDEEEERTAGMMGCHHPACPQCHRGHGRVPGATIAFRVTPAALFPSGSIPLGHRGTPTSLPGIPIPSLLSLSHHFRASRQPGHDSRSHLSVSRVPPAMWAPCPPHPALPPLPNCRHLNQRKRRPHGNLNPRPHPVPAPQTGLAPHRGGSGGPALVPEVCPCQPRPLLSHNENFTPPWAQITPSQHPKNATAPPPKNATRAVPPALVASRLRGHSSVPPSACAPAAATTAACSCHRTQ; encoded by the exons ATGTGCAGGGCCGGGAGAAGGAGCTCGGCAAGGCGGCGGAGACGGTCCCCGAAaccggggggacagcggggacacggCACAGACTGTCCCCGACaccggggggacagcggggacacggCACAGCCGGTCCTGGACACcggggggacagtggggacacggCACAGACGGTCCCCGACaccggggggacagcggggacacggCACAGACGGTCCCCGAAACcggggggacagtggggacacggCACAGCCGGTCCTGGACACcggggggacagtggggacacggCACAGACTGTCCCCGACACcggggggacagtggggacacggCACAGCCGGTCCCGGACaccggggggacagcggggacacggCACAGCCGGTCCCGGACACcggggggacagtggggacacggCACAGACGGTCCCCGACaccggggggacagcggggacacggCACAGACGGTCCCCGAAACcggggggacagtggggacacggCACAGCCGGTCCCGGACaccggggggacagcggggacacggCACAGCCGGTCCCCGACACcggggggacagtggggacacggCACAGACTGTCCCCGACaccggggggacagcggggacacggCACAGCCGGTCCCCAAATCTGAGTGGGACAACGGGGACGCGCCACAGGTGGCCTCCAGCCACCCCCGGTCCCCGGCCACCCCCGGCCACCCCTGGACAC CCCCGGCCACCCCTGGACCCCTCACCCCCGGTCCCCAACCCCGGCAGGACAGCGGGGACACCTCACCCCCGGTCCCCGGCCACCCTTGGACACTCCCGGCCACCCCTGGACACTTCACCCCCGGCCACCCCCGGTCCCCGGTCACCCCCGGCCACCCCCGGCCAGCCCCGGTGCCCACCCGCGGGCGCTGCAGCGGCTCCACGCCGGGTGATTTCTGTGCCCATCGCTGCCACCCCCGCACGCAGCGACAGCTCCGGGGACccagagaggaggggaggactCGCAGTGTCCCCGCAGggattttggttgtttttt tggggtttttttgggggtttgtttttaagGAGAATCCAGAGGTTCCTCCGCGTTTTGGGATTTGCATCAGGAGGGTGGGACAGCCGGGATTTGTGGGGTTCCTTGTGGGATTCGGCAGGGATTCGGAGgatgatgaggatgaggaggaggagagaacgGCCGGCATGATGGGATGCCACCATCCCgcgtgtccccagtgccaccgcGGGCACGGCCGCGTGCCCGGTGCCACCATCGCTTTTAGGGTCACCCCCGCGGCCCTTTTTCCCAGCGGCTCCATCCCCCTGGGACACCGGGGAACACCAAcgtcccttcccgggatcccaatcccatccctcctgtccctATCCCATCATTTCCGCGCTTCCCGGCAGCCGGGCCACGACTCCAGGAGCCACCTGAGCGTGTCCCGGGTGCCACCCGCGATGTGGGCACCGTGCCCTCCTCACCCCGCTTTGCCCCCGCTCCCAAATTGCCGACATTTAAACCAAAGAAAGCGCCGCCCCCATGGAAACCTCAACCCCCGTCCCCACCCCGTCCCCGCGCCCCAAACGGGGCTGGCACCGCACCGAGGGGGCTCAGGGGGTCCCGCGCTCGTCCCCGAGGTGTGCCCGTGCCAGCCGCGCCCGCTGCTGTCTCATAATGAGAATTTTACCCCTCCCTGGGCTCAAATcaccccctcccagcaccccaaaaacgCCACCGcgccccccccaaaaaatgccaccagggctgtgccccccgCCCTTGTCGCCAGCCGGCTGCGGGGTCACAGCTCTGTGCCACCTTCCGCTTGTGCCCCCGCCGCTGCCACCACCGCCGCGTGTTCGTGCCACCGCACCCAGTAA
- the ANKLE1 gene encoding ankyrin repeat and LEM domain-containing protein 1, giving the protein MSGACARELPALDEAAARGCRRCLGLLLRARERLALERGGTPTQEPGWPRRALSFLSEDGTDGSDSSVSLGASPEAGPLSSTRRSLLDEPGDRCVTALWPGWPREPRGHPAVLSAPLASSTLLSERDPVRERPPSRILGARTGGPSFGDIAVACPQLAPGVSLRQHQRGVLGTHAVSPRSPLLRGGLGSCSVAPQTSGGIAGGIAGGIPAAAAQHCPFVPITGVPEPGHGDPAGFGDSSSLGDSTECFVSALESPERSEAGGTQPGGPPGGAAPSPPGEDSGATVDVGGLLARLGACSLRGSPPCSPRCLGDPGDVTARGRDTLGDRHVTPRSRSRLRAVAARLRLASSSSSSSSSSSSSSSSSLFPESLPMPRRPPRLRVPRAAVTSPLGRCVPPGDGDVAAGEAEGTGGSWGDTQILPGLSPGGGSAPKSGPTVLLGFGDKGHPQNSSGSGSTVLLGFGDKGHPQNSSGSGSTVLLGSGDKGHPQNSSGSGPTVLLGFGDKGHPQNSSGSGSTVLLGSGDKGHPQDSLSLARGSPKPSPKVRLVTGTRGHPQKSPSVTRGPLGATGMLEGGSGWQQRPSPLGTSRSRWPHGSLKHPLAPRPPGSASGELGTPSVPPSPGGELGTPSVPPSPGGELGTLSVPPSPGGELGTPSVPPSPGEELGTLSVPPSPAGCATPRSEGHREDVARAQTPAGCHSPGDTDATSSPEGGTGRGGGVAAVAPLSLSVTGQTRPLHRRRLERPARGHRPGWPEGHSPELVAALRTGHIPDCAQDELALTREFERPERGRPWREGRLKSSFNYLLLDPRVTRDLPRRSPGLSAAERFRSFVGAVFYVGKGTRGRACWHLRQALAQLRRGTARGCPKVRRILEIWALGHGVVPLLCFQHRVPAEAFTRESCMLEALGLQPLTNARRGPCYGVAAAWAAERRRRLGVLLLHRAMGVLLAEGERQLRPEDIAGGR; this is encoded by the exons ATGAGCGGAGC CTGTGCCCGGGAGCTGCCAGCGCTGGACGAGGCCGCGGCGCGGGGGTGCCGGCGCTGCCTCGGGCTCCTGCTGCGGGCACGG GAGCGGCTGGCACTGGAGAGGGGCGGGACCCCCACCCAGG AGCCGGGCTGGCCCAGGAGGGCTCTGTCCTTCCTGTCCGAGGATGGCACCGATGGCAGCGACTCCTCCGTGTCCCTCGGGGCCAGCCCCGAGGCCGGACCCCTCAGCAGCACCCGCAGGTCCCTCCTGGACGAGCCGGGTGACCGCTGTGTCACCGCGCTGTGGCCGGGctggccccgagagccccgcgGGCACCCAGCTGTCCTCTCGGCACCCCTCGCCTCCAGCACGCTGCTCTCAGAGCGGGACCCCGTCCGGGAGCGACCCCCGAGCCGCATTTTAGGGGCACGGACGGGGGGTCCCAGCTTTGGGGACATCGCTGTCGCTTGTCCCCAGCTGGCTCCCGGTGTGTCCCTCAGGCAGCACCAGCGCGGGGTGTTGGGGACGCACGCGGTGTCCCCGAGGTCGCCCCTGCTCCGCGGTGGCCTCGGCAGCTGCTCGGTGGCACCTCAGACCTCCGGTGGCATCGCGGGTGGCATCGCGGGTGGCATCCCGGCTGCTGCGGCTCAGCACTGTCCCTTTGTCCCCATCACGGGGGTGCCAGAGCCGGGGCACGGGGACCCCGCTGGctttggggacagcagcagcctcgGCGACAGCACCGAGTGCTTCGTCAGCGCCTTGGAGTCCCCGGAGCGCAGCGAGGCCGGGGGGACTCAGCCCGGGGGTCCCCCGGGAGgtgcagccccttccccaccGGGGGAGGATTCCGGGGCTACCGTGGATGTCGGGGGGCTCCTTGCCCGGCTCGGGGCTTGCAGCCTCCGGGGGTCCCCGCCCTGCTCCCCGCGGTGCCTTGGCGACCCTGGCGATGTCACCGCGAGGGGCCGGGACACCCTTGGCGACCGTCACGTCACCCCCAGAAGCCGGAGTCGCCTGCGGGCGGTGGCAGCGCGGCTCCGCTtggcttcctcctcttcctcctcctcctcctcctcctcctcctcctcctcctcctccctcttccccgAGTCGCTCCCGATGCCCCGGAGACCCCCCAGGCTCAGAGTCCCCAGGGCCGCTGTCACCTCCCCCTTGGGTCGCTGTGTCCCCCCAGGGGACGGGGATGTGGCCgctggggaggcagaggggacCGGCGGCTCTTGGGGTGACACCCAGATCCTCCCCGGGTTGTCCCCAGGGGGTGGCAGCGCCCCCAAATCCGGTCCCAcggtgctgctgggatttggggacaagggacacccCCAAAACTCCTCAGGGTCGGGTTCCAcggtgctgctgggatttggggacaagggacacccCCAAAACTCCTCAGGGTCGGGTTCCACGGTGCTGCTGGGatctggggacaagggacacccCCAAAACTCCTCAGGGTCGGGTCCCAcggtgctgctgggatttggggacaagggacacccCCAAAACTCCTCAGGGTCGGGTTCCACGGTCCTGCTGGGatctggggacaagggacacccCCAGGACTCTCTGTCACTCGCCCGGGGCTCCCCCAAACCTAGCCCCAAGGTCCGGCTGGTCACGGGGACCCGGGGACACCCCCAGAAGTCCCCGTCGGTCACTCGGGGTCCCCTCGGTGCCACCGGGATGCTGGAAGGTGGCTCCGGGTGGCAGCAGCGCCCCTCGCCCTTGGGGACATCCCGGTCCCGGTGGCCCCACGGGAGTCTCAAGCACCCCCTGGCCCCGCGGccacctggcagtgccagcGGCGAGCTGGGGACACCCTCCGTGCCACCGTCACCCGGTGGCGAGCTGGGGACACCCTCCGTGCCACCGTCACCCGGTGGCGAGCTGGGGACACTCTCCGTGCCACCGTCACCCGGTGGCGAGCTGGGGACACCCTCCGTGCCACCGTCACCCGGTGAGGAGCTGGGGACACTCTCCGTGCCACCGTCACCCGCCGGCTGTGCCACCCCACGCTCCGAGGGGCACCGGGAGGACGTGGCACGGGCACAGACACCCGCGGGCTGTCACAGCCCTGGCGACACAGatgccaccagcagccccgagggTGGCACCGGGCGCGGTGGCGGCGTGGCCGCGGTGGCACCGCTGTCGCTCTCCGTCACCGGGCAGACGCGGCCGCTCCACCGGCGGCGGCTCGAGCGCCCGGCCCGGGGCCACCGCCCGGGGTGGCCCGAGG GGCACAGCCCGGAGCTGGTGGCCGCGCTGAGGACCGGCCACATCCCCGACTGTGCCCAGGACGAGCTGGCACTGACCAGGGAGTTCGAGCGGCCGGAGCGCGGCCGGCCCTGGCGCGAGGGGCGGCTCAAGTCCAGCTTCAATTACCTCCTGCTGGACCCCAG GGTCACCCGGGACCTGCCCCGGCGCAGCCCCGGCCTGAGCGCGGCCGAGCGCTTCCGGAGCTTCGTGGGCGCCGTGTTCTACGTGGGCAAGGGCACGCGGGGCAGGGCCTGCTGGCACCTGCGCCAGGCGCTGGCACAGCTCCGGCGCGGCACGGCCAGG ggctgccccaaGGTGCGGCGCATCCTGGAGATCTGGGCTTTGGGGCACGGCGTGGTGCCCCTGCTGTGCTTCCAGCACCGCGTGCCCGCCGAGGCCTTCACCCGCGAGAGCTGCATGCTCGAGGCGCTGG GCCTGCAGCCGCTGACCAACGCCCGCCGGGGGCCGTGCTACGGCGTGGCCGCGGCCTGGGCGGCCGAGAGGCGCCGGCGCCTGGGCGTCCTCCTGCTGCACCGCGCCATGGGTGTCCTGCTGGCCGAGGGCGAGCGCCAGCTGCGGCCTGAGGACATCGCCGGGGGACGCTGA
- the ABHD8 gene encoding protein ABHD8 has product MLTSIADGLLCCLLGKTPNAVGPLDSVESDDGYTFLEVKPGRILRIRHNIPKRPEFPEEPEETTATTERGTVHCKRRITLYRNGQLLIENLGDAMRSEILQCHNASGDPNSTVELEMSDATGIPGKDGAAAAGKRRKRKPKKVVSIDCKKRITSCKGTHGDVVLFFIHGVGGSLDIWKEQLEFFSKLGYEVVAPDLAGHGCSSAPPVAAAYTFYALAEDMRAVFKRYAKKRNILIGHSYGVSFCTFLAHEYPQLVHKVIMINGGGPTALEPSLCSIFNLPPCVLHCLSPCLAWSFLKAGFARQGAKEKQLLKEGNAFNVSSFVLRAMMSGQYWPEGDEVYHAELAVPVLLVHGMHDKFVPVEEDQRMAEILLIAFLKVIDEGSHMVMLECPDTVNTLLHEFVLWEPDTAAGDGDTK; this is encoded by the exons ATGCTGACCAGCATCGCCGACGGGctcctgtgctgcctgctgggcAAGACCCCCAACGCCGTGGGGCCTCTGGACAGCGTTGAATCCGACGACGGCTACACCTTCCTGGAAGTGAAACCCGGGAGAATCCTCCGGATCCGCCACAACATTCCCAAACGTCCGGAATTCCCGGAGGAACCGGAGGAGACGACGGCGACGACGGAGCGCGGCACGGTGCACTGCAAGCGGCGCATCACGCTCTACCGCAACGGGCAGCTGCTCATCGAGAACCTGGGCGACGCCATGCGCTCCGAGATCCTGCAGTGCCACAACGCCTCCGGCGATCCCAACAGCACCGTGGAGTTGGAAATGTCGGATGCAACGGGAATTCCGGGTAAGGAtggagcggcggcggccgggaaGCGTCGGAAGCGCAAACCTAAGAAGGTGGTGAGCATCGACTGCAAGAAGCGCATCACGAGCTGCAAGGGCACGCACGGAGATGTGGTGTTGTTCTTCATCCACGGCGTGGGCGGCTCTTTGGACAtctggaaggagcagctggaatttttttccaagttggGATATGAGGTGGTGGCTCCGGATCTGGCCGGACACGGCTGCAGCTCGGCGCCGCCCGTGGCCGCCGCCTACACGTTCTACGCGCTGGCCGAGGATATGAGGGCCGTGTTCAAGCGTTATGCCAAGAAGAGGAACATCCTGATCGGGCATTCCTATGG ggTGTCCTTCTGCACCTTCCTGGCACACGAGTACCCGCAGCTGGTGCACAAGGTGATCATGATCAACGGCGGCGGCCCCACGGCGCTGGAGCCCAGCCTGTGCTCCATCTTCAACCTCCCCCCGTGCGTGCTGCACTGCCTGTCCCCCTGCCTGGCCTGGAGCTTCCTCAA GGCCGGCTTTGCCCGCCAAGGTGCcaaagagaagcagctgctgaaggaggGCAACGCCTTCAACGTCTCGTCCTTCGTGCTGCGGGCCATGATGAGCGGCCAGTACTGGCCCGAGGGCGACGAGGTGTACCACGCCGAGCTGGCCGTGCCCGTGCTGCTGGTCCATGGCATGCACGACAAGTTCGTGCCCGTCGAGGAGGACCAGAGGATGGCCGAG ATCCTGCTGATCGCCTTCCTGAAGGTGATCGACGAGGGCAGCCACATGGTGATGCTGGAGTGTCCCGACACCGTGAACACGCTGCTGCACGAGTTCGTCCTGTGGGAGCCCGACACGGCCGCAGGCGACGGCGACACCAAATAA